A window of Clostridioides sp. ES-S-0010-02 genomic DNA:
ATATAAATAAAAATACTAGTCAATTAAGACTAGTATTTTTATTTATTGTTAAATCAGATAAAGAATTAATACACAATTTCTCCACTTAAAATAGTATAGGCGCTTCCTCCAATTTTTACAGAAGTGATATCATTGTTTTCTTTACATATATTTACATATACCTTTCCAGGTCTATTTATGAAGTTTCCTTCTTCACCAATAAAGTCAGTTTTATCTAAAATATTGTGTTGTACTATATAAGATGATACACAAGCATTGCCAGTTCCACATACAGGGTCTTCTGTGACTCCAACATATGGAGCTATAGATCTTAAATGATAGTCACAATTTTTATCTATAGTTTCTATACAAAATGGAGTTATTCCAATTAGATTATTATCAGCACTAAATTCTTTTATTTTATTTAAGTCTGGAGAAATATTTTCTAAATCATCTAGAGACTTTAATCCAAAAACAAGCCACCAAATTCCTGTATTTACTTTCATAATTGGATATTCAAGAAGTCTATCTTCTTTTACACCTATCATTTGTGCAATCTCTTTTTTATAGCTATTTAGATTTTCGAATTTAGGAGGATTTTGTTCCATCATAAATATGTTTTCATTATCTATTTCCTTAAGTTCTACAGATAGTACACCAGCTTTTGTCTCTTGATAAAAGATATTCTTATTAGTATTAAGTTTTCCTTCTTCTAAAAGAGCATGGAATGTTCCTATTGTAGCATGACCACACAAGTCAACTTCTAAGCCAGGTGTGAAAAATTGAACCTTGAAATCTGCTACATCAGATTCTGAAACAAATGCAGTCTCTGATAAATTCATTTCCTTTGCTATATTCTGTTTGATTTCGTCAGAAATATTGGATGCATCAGTGACTACACCAGCAGGATTTCCTCCAAAAGGTATTGTTGTAAATGCATCAACTTGTTTGATTTTAACTTTATTCATCTTTAAGACCCCCTTTTATTTTTTGTGAAATATAAATTTCATGTTGTATGTATTGATTTCCAATATATAAAATATTAGAATTTTTTGTCCAAATTGAAATAGCTTCATTACCTTCAGATAAATTTCCTGTTAATATTTCAGACTCATCTACAATTAAAAGAATACCTTTATAAAGTTTTTTGTTTTTAAGTGTAGTTTCATTACCTCCATGGATATGAATATTGCTTAGACCTTCTATCTTTTTATCTTCCAAAAGTAGTATTTCAACATTAACATTTTTTTTAGAAGCAGTTAAAAGCTCATCTTTTAGGTCTAGAATTTCTTCATGAGAACAAGAAATTATAATTTCTTGTTTGGCGTTATTTATCATTTCGATTGCTTTTTTTAATATATTTTTAGAGCTTTTTATGTTTAAAACATATTCTATACTTTTTCCTTTATTTAATATCTGTAAGTTGTTTTCTAGTTTGTCCATAGAATTATTGAATTCTTCTTTTTTACTTTTTAGTAATTCATTAGGGTTTATAGGTACATATTTTATAGGGTCAGTTTCAATATTGATAATTATATTATTGTTAAGTAATTTTGTTATATTTTCGTAGACTTTTGATTGTGGTACACCTGATAATTTACTTATTTCATAACCAGTTAGAGGGTTTTCCTTTAGTAATGATATGTAGATTTGTGATTCATATTTGGTAAATCCTATGTTTTGTAGTTCGTTAACTATAGTATCCATATATAAACTCCTTTAACAAAAGTATAATAACTACCTTAGTAGGTACTAATATTATTTTATAATGTATATATATAATTGTCAATCATACAAAGCAAAAAATTAAGTTATAAATTAGAAAAGTTTTTTAGTATATTTTTGAAATGAAGCTCAAATTTAGTTAACATATATATAAAATTTACAGATTTCTATAATTACTACATAAGTAACTATTGAATTTTCATAAATAAGTTTAATTAATGTTTGATTATGATGATAATCTTAAGAGTGTTAAAAATAGATGGTTACAAAAAAGTGACTAATTGAACTAGTACATAAGTCGTAGTATATTAATATCAAGAAAACAATAAAATAATAAAGGAGATATATATTATGGCAAAAATAATAAATAACAATGAATTTATAAATGAAGTAAATAACAAAGATGGATTAGTAGTGGTGGATTTCTTTGCTACATGGTGTGGACCTTGTAAAATGTTATCACCAGTATACGAGGCTTTAGGAAACGAAATGTCTGAAAAAGCAAATTTCTTAAAAGTAGATATAGACCAAAGTATGGAATTAGCCCAAAAGTTTGAAATTTCTACAGTACCAACTGTAATAATATTTAAAGATGGTAAACCTATAGATAGATTAATAGGGTTTATACCTAAAGATAATTTGAAAAATAAAATTGAATCATATATATAACTAATTTCAATTATATATATAAATAAAAAACTCATCATAAAATGAGTTTTTTTATTTATAAGATTTATTTATGTAGTTACAAATAAGTGCCTAATTGTCAGTGATATTGGCTATTGATATTATATTTATATAAAAGAAAAAAGAAAGGTTACTAGAAAATAGGTGAGATTATGAGATACGACATTGCAATAATAGGAAGCGGACCAGCAGGGCAAGGTCAAACTGCTGTATCTAGTGCAATTTCACATTTAGATAAACAGAAAATAAAAAAATCTGTACTTGTTGATACTTATTAAGTAAAAGTAAATAGTAGTACTAGTGGTTATAACTATAAGTTTATATTTATAATATAGTTAATAAATTTTTACATATATTTGAAATTATTATAAGTATTTATTGTTGTTTTATACAATATTAAAAGAAGTATTTAAAGTTAATAAAATAGAAATTACAGGTATTATTTATTTAATACACTCCCAACACCAAAAGAAGTTATTTCAAAATAAAGATTTGACTACAGAAAAAAGTGGACTTTATCAGATGAGTCCACTTTTTTGTAAAGTGTTGAATAGTCTATATGTAAATAAAAAGGGTATCTCATTTATAATTTAAGAATATTGTAAGACATACCCTTTTTAAGTGTGCAATAAAATTGTCTTTTTAGCTATTACTTATCTATTACTAAAAAGGAATAAAAAAATTTTATTTAAAAGCCAAATTTTTAATAGCATATAAATAATTCTCTTTCGTATTTTTAAATTTAATAAACTCAAGTTTTAGTTATGAGCTTGTTTAATATAGGTTATGTTCTTGTAAAGAATTTTGTTAATTAATTCTTATTAATCTATATTTTGGAATTATTAAATATGATGAACAAGTTAATAGTTATATTGGTAGAGATATTAAATAGAATAGTAATTAAGCATAAATTTGACAAGTATGAATATTTGAATAATAATAAGGTTAGATTTTATATAAGAATTAAATAATTATAATATAATTAACATTCAATAAACATTAATTATATATAATGATTAAGTTGATATTTTATTTAGGAGATGATTATATGAGAGTATTAATAATAGAAGATAATAAAGAGCTTTCTTATAATATGAAGATAGGGCTGGAAAATGAAGGATTAGTAGTAGATATAGCAAATTGCGGATTAGATGGAGAAGAGAAAGCATTTATAAATGACTATGATGCTATATTATTAGATTTAAATTTACCAGATAGAGATGGAATAGAGATATTAGAATTTTTTAGAAGTAATAATCTAAATACTCCTATAATAATTGTAACAGCAAGAGATGGAGTAAATGAATTGGCAAAAGGTCTTGATTTGGGAGCTGATGATTATATAGTAAAGCCATTTCAAATTATAGAATTGAGAGCTAGGATACAAGCAGTTATAAGAAGATTTTATGGTAGGACAAATTCAAATATAGAGGCAGGTCCTCTTACAATAAGTCCATCATCTAGAAAAGTGTATGTGTATAACAAAGAAGTAAACTTAGGAACTAAAGAATTTGATATAGCAGAATATATTGCAAGTAGATATCCAGATATTGTATCAAGTATAGATATATCAGAACATGTTTATGATGAATACTTTGACCCATTATCATCTGTATTAAGGGTGCATATAGCTAGATTAAAAAAGAAATTAAGAGAAGTTGCAGGAAAAGAGATAATAATAACTACTAGAGGGATAGGATATTCTATATGCAAGGATTAAAAGATAAAAAAACTATAGTTTTAATTTTATATTCTGTTATAGTCTTTATAATTTTTACAGTAGGTTTGAAATATATTATAAATATATCTAATACAAGTAAAGAATTAATAGCTAATGATTCAAATTCATATTATGGAACGAATATAGATAATACTTATAACACTATGGAAGATAAGACTTTAGATAAAAGATTAAGTTTTGATTATAATATTGTACTTAATAGTAACTTTAATATAATTATAATGTTATTTTTTGCCTTTACAGTAACCTCTAACTTTATCCTTTTATCAATATTGAATAGACTAGAGTTTAAAGAAAGAATGGAGATATTAAATAATATAAATAATATAGAAGATGAAGACGAAGTGTTGAGTATAGACCCTATTATGTCTAAAGTATATAAAGATTTAAAAGATAAATTTGATTCTCATATTGAAGATTATAAAAGATTAAATTCATATTTATCTCATGAACAAAAAAATGCCATAGCAATACTTAGAACAAGCTTAGAATTAAGCGGAAATGAAGAACTATTGAATACTCTCAATAAAGTTGCAAATAATGTAGAAGATGTACTTGCAATAAGTGATACAAAAAATAATGAAGATATGTATGAAGTTGACATAGCTTTAATATGTGCACAAGTATGTGACCACTATTCTAAAGTATATGCTAATTTAAGTTTTGATTTTGATGAAGATGAAAATATGAGTATCTATGGGAAAGAAAAGTGGATTTATAGAGGTGTATCCAATCTTTTAGACAATGCAATAAAATATGGTGAAGGTAAAGATATATGTGTAAATGTGAAAAATCAAAAAGGTAGTGTTATTGTATCAGTAAGAGATAATGGCATTGGAATGAGCAAACAGAGTATGAAAAAAATATTTTACGATAGATATAGAATAAATGAATTAAATAAAGATGGATATGGTATAGGTCTTAGTTTAGTAAAACATGTATGTAACTTATGTAATGGATTTATATGGGTAGAAAGTGAAGAAGGTAAAGGGTCAATTTTTTATTTAGTATTTAAAGAATATAAAGAATAAATTAAGATAGATATAATAACTCTAAGACACTATTGAATTGGTAAGAGGAGATGTGAAGTGTATATTTTAAATAATGCAATCAAAAACTTACTTAGAAATAAATTGCGTAATTCATTTAGTACAGTTGTTATATTATTGATGGTCTTAGCAATATTAATTTCCTCAATAATAAATTCAAACGTTAATGTGATAAAGGCGAATTATGAGAAAAAATTTGAATCAGAAGTTCAAATTAAGCTTGATGCTAAAAAGATTGTTCAAAGTGATTCAGGAGAATCTCTAATAAAATATAGTAACTTGAGTGTAAATGATTATTTAAATTTTGCAAAGTCAAAATATGTAAAAAAAGTATCTTTTATTGGAAATATCACAGCACACTTTGATAATAAAAAATATAATTCTAATGATGACAGACAAATCTTATATGATGATATGAGGGCTGAAAATTGCGGGATTATGGGATATACAGAAAAGAATGAAAGTCTTAAGCACTATAATCTGGAAAAGGTAAAAGGGCGATTATTTCAAAAAGATAATGAATGTATGGTAAGCGAAGAATTTATTGATATTAATAAGTTGAAAATTGGAGACACGATATCTCTATTAAGTGATTATAGTACTAATACAAAACTGAATTTAAAAATAGTAGGAACATATAAGAAAAAAGATAATAAGAATGTTAACGATATAGAAATAGCTCAAGATGAAAGTATATATGATAATATATTAACTACGTATAATACTTTAGTAGAATTTGAAAAGAAGATTGAATCAGAAAATTCAATAATTTATACAAATGCTAGGTTTTTATTGATAGACTCTAATAGTAGAAAAGATTTTGAGAAAGAGGTAAGAGATAAAGGTCTAAGTGACATTTATAAAGTTACTATAGATGAGTTTGCGTACAGTAAATTAATAACTCCAATGCAACATTTGTCTAATATAGCTTTTACAGTTACGCTTGGAATATTAATATTAGGTTCGATATTATTGATGATAAATTCTATAATATCAATAAAAAAAATAAAGTATTACATTAGTGTGTTAATATTAACTGGAATGCCTAAATTTAAGATAGTTCAGAGTTTCATATGTGAAAGTATTATGATAACTTTAGTATGCCTTATACTTGGAGGAGGAATTGTAAGTATATCAGCTTCAAAACTATCAAATTATGTTTTTGAATATCAAAATCAATATAATGTAATACATAATGTTGATTTACTGAATAATAGAGAATATAAAAATATAGATATAAATAGTGATGATATCAAACAAGAAATAAAAAGTTTAAGAGATAAATTGATTCCAAATCTGATATTTAAGATAATTATTGTAGCGATAATATTGATATTATTAACTAGCATAGTGGCCATATATAGTACAATTGTATATAAACCAATACAGATAATTTATGATAGAAATTAGGTGATGTAGATTGGTAATACTAGAACTGATAGATGTTAATTACAAGTATGAGGGAAGTAATAAATATGTATTAAAAGATGTAAGTGCCAAATTTGAAACTGGAAAAATGTATGTTGTTATAGGAAAGCATCAGGCAGGAAAGAGTACTTTGTTATCTATAATATCAGGTCTTGATGATTACACTGATGGAAGTATTATTTATAAGGGTAAGGATTTAAGAAATATAAATAAGGATATGTATAGAAATAAAGATATAGGAGCAATATTTAAAGATTATAACTTATTAAATAATGAAACTATTTTGGAGAATATGTTTTTACCAATGAGAATTAGTGAAAATAAGAAAAAGAATAAGAGGGAAATAGCATGTAAAATTCTACAAAAGGTAGGAATTGATAGAGAAAAAGTACTGGATAGAGTAGAAAACTTATCTTATTATGACAAACAAAAAGTGTGTATTGCTAAGTCATTATCTAATAATCCTGACCTAATAATATGTGATGATATTATAGAGAGTACAGATGATAAACGTGAAGAAAATCTAATAAATGTGCTTTACAATTTGGCACATAAAGATAATAAATGTGTGATAATAACAACAAGTTCAGAGGAAGTTGCTTTATTTGCTGATGAGATATGGGGAATAAATAATGGAAAATTAATGTTTATAAAAAGTAAAGAAAAGAATATGGATTAAACTTTAAAGAAGTTGTTTCAGTTTAAATTGAAATTATATGAAAAATATTTAAATTACACGAAAATGAGCTACAGTTGGGGGGAACTGTAGCTCATTCTATTTTGGGGGAGATAGGTTGAACTTATTGGTTATCCGTATCATATTTTTAGTATAGTCACTTATTTTAGATTATATACATTTTTTTATAAATTTTACATAAAATGTTAAATGTTATAATTGCTTAGATATTATTAGAAGTGATAAAGTTATAATTAGAGAAAATTAATGAAAAAATGTATTATAAATAATTGGAAAATATTATATAAGGTATTAAAATATTAATGTATTTACAGCAATTTAGGAAAAAATACGAAATCTATTCATAAATACAAAATAAAAATATAATTTAAAAAATATTTGATAAAAATTTCATATAAAGAATATTTTATATTAATCTCATTTTAGGTATATCTATTAAAAAAAAACTTATAATACAATATAATTTAAATTTCAATAAATACTTAATAAATGCGCATTTAGATACTTGAAAATACTGGAAAATATATGGTGTAATAAAAAATCTTGAATAACTTTAAAGAATTGAATATATATAATAAATATTTAAATATATTTGAATAAAAAAATACAAAAAACGACAATTATATAGTGCACAATTAAAATATTTTGCAATTGTAGTATTATAGGGGAAAATGCAAAATATATGCGAAAGTGAAATTTTAAATATTGACATTAAATTAAATATAATATACTATGTAAGTGTGATGAAACATTTTTTTCAGAGGGGATTTATAGTGAATATAAAAAAAGTATTTAATAACAATGTAGTAGTAAGCTCCCTAGAAGATGGCACAGAAATAATTGTAACTGGTGCTGGAGTTGGATTCAAGAAAAAAGTAGGAGATTTGATAGATGAAAGTTTGATTTCTAAGAAATATTTTGTTCAAGATAATCAAAAAGACAAATACAATCAAATACTTAATAAAACCTCAATTGAATATTTTAAAATTTCAGAAGAAATTATAGAAAAAGCTAATGAAGTTTTAAATACTCAAGTAAATGATTCAATAATATTGGCTTTAACTAGTCACATAGAATTCGCTGTCCAAAGAGAAAAACAGGGTATAAAATTACCAAACCTGATACTTAATGAAACAAAACAACTTTATAGAGAAGAATTTGAATTTGGATTATGGGCAATTGATGAAATTGAAAAAAAGATAGGTATAAAGTTGCCTGAAGATGAAGCAGGCTATATTGCTATTCATATAATCAATGGATTAGAAAATTCTCAAAAAGATGAAGGTATTAATATACTAGAGTTTTCAAAACAAGTTGTTCAGATAATAGAAGAAGTACATGGATTTAAATTAGATGTAAACTCACTGAATTACTCTAGGCTTATAACTCACTTAAAGTTTTTCGTTCAAAGAATTTTAAGAAAAGAAACTTACAAAGATAGTGATGTTGAAGATATGTATAAACTAGTAAATAAAAACTATAATAAACCTAAAGTATGTACTGAAGAAATTGCAGCATTGGTATTAGACAGATTTGAATATAAAATTAGTAAAGAAGAAGAATTATATCTAATGATTCATATAAATAAAATAACAAACAGTGGTTGTTAGGATTGTAACTGATAAAGCAGGCAAAACCTAAGTCATTGAACTTAATTTTAGTTAAGTTTTTTGATTTAGGCTTTTTTATTGAATACAGACAGTGACTTTTAGGATTGTAACTGGTTAAGCAGGCAAAACCTAAATCATTGAACTTAATTATTAGATTAAGTTTTTTGATTTAGGTTTTTTTATTAAATAAACACAATGGCTTTTAGGATTGTAACTGATTGAGCAGGCAAAACCTAAATCATTGAACTTAGTTATTAGATTAAGTTTTTTGATTTAGGCTTTTTTATTAAATACAAACAGTGACTTTTAGGGTTGTAACTGGTTGAGCAGGCAAAACCTAAATCATTGAACTTAGTTATTGGATTAAGTTTTTTGATTTAGGTTTTTCTATAAATTAGATTATGTTTTTTATATAAAAATAGGAGGGTGAAAATATGAAAAAAAATAAGTTAGGTCTATGGAATTTCTTCCAAATGTTAGGAAAAACGTTTATGTTCCCAATAGCATTACTTAGTGTTTCTGGTATGATGCTAGGTCTTGGGGCTGGTTTTACAGATCCTAAGATGATTGCAATGGTTCCATTTCTAGGAAATGAATATGTTAATATGATTTTAAATTTCATGTTAACAATAGGATTATTTGCATTTAATAACTTGGGAGCATTATTTGCAATGGCAATTCCATTAGGATTATTAAAAAAAGAAAAAGAGTTTGGTGCATTTTCAGGTTTAGTAGGATTTATAGCAATGCATATAGGTACAAATTTTTATTTAACAAGAGCTGATTTATTAGTAGCAGCAGACCAAATGTCAACTAATGGTCAAGCCATGATTATGGGTATACAAACATATAACACAAGTGTTTTAGGTGGTATTATAGCAGGTTTAATTGTTTATGCAATGTATGATAAAGTTAGTAATTTGAAAATACCAGAATCACTAGGATTCTATAGTGGACCAAGATTAGTTCCAATTGTTAGTTTAATAGTTATGAGTATTGTGGGATTATTAATACCTATTGTTTGGCCACCATTTTTCAATGCGTTCCAAAGTTTAGGAAGATGGATTTCTTCAGCAGGGCCATTAGGATATTTCTCATATGCAGTAGCTGAAAGGGTTACAATACCATTTGGATTAAACCACCTTGTAACATCTGTATTCCGTTTTACACCAATAGGTGGAACTGCTGTTATTGATGGAGAAACATACTTTGGAACATTGAATATGTTTATGGCATATGTGGAGAATAATCAGATTATACCTCTTGATTTAGCTGGTAAAATGGAGCAAGGTAAATTAATGATTCAATATGGTTTGGCTGGAGCTGCATTAGCTATATATCGTACAGCAAAACCAGAAAATAGAAAAGCACTTAAAGGACTTTTAATATCAGGAGTGTTGACAGTTATTATAGGTGGAATAAGTGAACCAATAGAGTTTTTATTCTTATTTATCTCACCAGCATTATTTGCTTTCCATACATTTATGAATGGTTTAGCAAACATGGTACTTCCATACTTAGGTGTATTAATGGGATTCACAGGAGATTTAATAGCATTTATAAGTTTTGGAGTCTTGAGAGGAACAGCTACAGGATGGCCAATAGCAGTATTAGTAGCAGCTTTATACTTTGCAATATATTACTTTGTATTTAAATGGGCAATTCTTAAATTTAATATAAAAACTCCAGGACGTGAAGATAAAGAAATAAAAGTTTCTGAAGGAAATGGTTCAGATTTTAAAAATCTATCTACATACAAAGGTCAGCAAATGATAGCAGCACTAGGAGGGAAATCTAACATACTATCATTAGACAATTGTGTAACTAGATTACGTTTAAAATTACAAGATGTATCACTAATAAATGAAGATGCAATTAAAGAAGCTGGTGGTATAGCAGTTGTTAAATTAGATGAACACACAATTCAAGTAATTATAGGTACTCAAGTGTATTCTTTAAGAAAGCAAATGGATAAGGCGATGGAAGGTCATTTGGAGGAATGTAATGATTAACTTTGATAAAAAAGTAAACCGATTGGGTACATATTGTACCCAATGGGATTATGTAGAAGATAGATTTGGAAAAAAAGGATTACTTCCTTTTACAATATCAGATATGGATTTGGAATTTCCAAATGAGATAACAGAAGTATTGAAAGAAAGATTAAATCATAGAGTATTAGGATATAGCAGATGGAAGCATGATGATTTTAAAGATTCTATCAGAAATTGGTACTCTAAGAGATTTAATTGCAGTATTGATAGCAATTG
This region includes:
- a CDS encoding PhzF family phenazine biosynthesis protein: MNKVKIKQVDAFTTIPFGGNPAGVVTDASNISDEIKQNIAKEMNLSETAFVSESDVADFKVQFFTPGLEVDLCGHATIGTFHALLEEGKLNTNKNIFYQETKAGVLSVELKEIDNENIFMMEQNPPKFENLNSYKKEIAQMIGVKEDRLLEYPIMKVNTGIWWLVFGLKSLDDLENISPDLNKIKEFSADNNLIGITPFCIETIDKNCDYHLRSIAPYVGVTEDPVCGTGNACVSSYIVQHNILDKTDFIGEEGNFINRPGKVYVNICKENNDITSVKIGGSAYTILSGEIVY
- a CDS encoding TrmB family transcriptional regulator — encoded protein: MDTIVNELQNIGFTKYESQIYISLLKENPLTGYEISKLSGVPQSKVYENITKLLNNNIIINIETDPIKYVPINPNELLKSKKEEFNNSMDKLENNLQILNKGKSIEYVLNIKSSKNILKKAIEMINNAKQEIIISCSHEEILDLKDELLTASKKNVNVEILLLEDKKIEGLSNIHIHGGNETTLKNKKLYKGILLIVDESEILTGNLSEGNEAISIWTKNSNILYIGNQYIQHEIYISQKIKGGLKDE
- the trxA gene encoding thioredoxin encodes the protein MAKIINNNEFINEVNNKDGLVVVDFFATWCGPCKMLSPVYEALGNEMSEKANFLKVDIDQSMELAQKFEISTVPTVIIFKDGKPIDRLIGFIPKDNLKNKIESYI
- a CDS encoding response regulator transcription factor produces the protein MRVLIIEDNKELSYNMKIGLENEGLVVDIANCGLDGEEKAFINDYDAILLDLNLPDRDGIEILEFFRSNNLNTPIIIVTARDGVNELAKGLDLGADDYIVKPFQIIELRARIQAVIRRFYGRTNSNIEAGPLTISPSSRKVYVYNKEVNLGTKEFDIAEYIASRYPDIVSSIDISEHVYDEYFDPLSSVLRVHIARLKKKLREVAGKEIIITTRGIGYSICKD
- a CDS encoding HAMP domain-containing histidine kinase, with translation MQGLKDKKTIVLILYSVIVFIIFTVGLKYIINISNTSKELIANDSNSYYGTNIDNTYNTMEDKTLDKRLSFDYNIVLNSNFNIIIMLFFAFTVTSNFILLSILNRLEFKERMEILNNINNIEDEDEVLSIDPIMSKVYKDLKDKFDSHIEDYKRLNSYLSHEQKNAIAILRTSLELSGNEELLNTLNKVANNVEDVLAISDTKNNEDMYEVDIALICAQVCDHYSKVYANLSFDFDEDENMSIYGKEKWIYRGVSNLLDNAIKYGEGKDICVNVKNQKGSVIVSVRDNGIGMSKQSMKKIFYDRYRINELNKDGYGIGLSLVKHVCNLCNGFIWVESEEGKGSIFYLVFKEYKE
- a CDS encoding FtsX-like permease family protein; translated protein: MYILNNAIKNLLRNKLRNSFSTVVILLMVLAILISSIINSNVNVIKANYEKKFESEVQIKLDAKKIVQSDSGESLIKYSNLSVNDYLNFAKSKYVKKVSFIGNITAHFDNKKYNSNDDRQILYDDMRAENCGIMGYTEKNESLKHYNLEKVKGRLFQKDNECMVSEEFIDINKLKIGDTISLLSDYSTNTKLNLKIVGTYKKKDNKNVNDIEIAQDESIYDNILTTYNTLVEFEKKIESENSIIYTNARFLLIDSNSRKDFEKEVRDKGLSDIYKVTIDEFAYSKLITPMQHLSNIAFTVTLGILILGSILLMINSIISIKKIKYYISVLILTGMPKFKIVQSFICESIMITLVCLILGGGIVSISASKLSNYVFEYQNQYNVIHNVDLLNNREYKNIDINSDDIKQEIKSLRDKLIPNLIFKIIIVAIILILLTSIVAIYSTIVYKPIQIIYDRN
- a CDS encoding ATP-binding cassette domain-containing protein; this encodes MVILELIDVNYKYEGSNKYVLKDVSAKFETGKMYVVIGKHQAGKSTLLSIISGLDDYTDGSIIYKGKDLRNINKDMYRNKDIGAIFKDYNLLNNETILENMFLPMRISENKKKNKREIACKILQKVGIDREKVLDRVENLSYYDKQKVCIAKSLSNNPDLIICDDIIESTDDKREENLINVLYNLAHKDNKCVIITTSSEEVALFADEIWGINNGKLMFIKSKEKNMD
- a CDS encoding PRD domain-containing protein — protein: MNIKKVFNNNVVVSSLEDGTEIIVTGAGVGFKKKVGDLIDESLISKKYFVQDNQKDKYNQILNKTSIEYFKISEEIIEKANEVLNTQVNDSIILALTSHIEFAVQREKQGIKLPNLILNETKQLYREEFEFGLWAIDEIEKKIGIKLPEDEAGYIAIHIINGLENSQKDEGINILEFSKQVVQIIEEVHGFKLDVNSLNYSRLITHLKFFVQRILRKETYKDSDVEDMYKLVNKNYNKPKVCTEEIAALVLDRFEYKISKEEELYLMIHINKITNSGC
- a CDS encoding PTS transporter subunit EIIC, whose product is MKKNKLGLWNFFQMLGKTFMFPIALLSVSGMMLGLGAGFTDPKMIAMVPFLGNEYVNMILNFMLTIGLFAFNNLGALFAMAIPLGLLKKEKEFGAFSGLVGFIAMHIGTNFYLTRADLLVAADQMSTNGQAMIMGIQTYNTSVLGGIIAGLIVYAMYDKVSNLKIPESLGFYSGPRLVPIVSLIVMSIVGLLIPIVWPPFFNAFQSLGRWISSAGPLGYFSYAVAERVTIPFGLNHLVTSVFRFTPIGGTAVIDGETYFGTLNMFMAYVENNQIIPLDLAGKMEQGKLMIQYGLAGAALAIYRTAKPENRKALKGLLISGVLTVIIGGISEPIEFLFLFISPALFAFHTFMNGLANMVLPYLGVLMGFTGDLIAFISFGVLRGTATGWPIAVLVAALYFAIYYFVFKWAILKFNIKTPGREDKEIKVSEGNGSDFKNLSTYKGQQMIAALGGKSNILSLDNCVTRLRLKLQDVSLINEDAIKEAGGIAVVKLDEHTIQVIIGTQVYSLRKQMDKAMEGHLEECND